One Streptomyces mobaraensis NBRC 13819 = DSM 40847 DNA segment encodes these proteins:
- a CDS encoding flavin reductase family protein, with protein sequence MLQTTSPTEARIPHADGVTAEEFRAALARLAAGVVLVTAHDPDDGPRGEDVGMTATAFLSVSLDPPLVMVSVRNDSRMEELLARQPLWAVSLLAEGQRQVAGRFAMKGRVSDRLLFEDLPHDRGELSGSPLVRGALAVLECRTEQRVVAGDHTLFIGRVLKAAASTTESGPLTYFKGRYRHLS encoded by the coding sequence GTGTTGCAGACGACTTCGCCCACCGAGGCCCGCATACCGCATGCTGACGGTGTGACCGCCGAGGAATTCCGCGCCGCCCTCGCCCGCCTGGCGGCGGGCGTGGTCCTGGTGACCGCGCACGACCCCGACGACGGCCCGCGCGGCGAGGACGTCGGCATGACGGCGACGGCGTTCCTCTCCGTATCCCTGGACCCACCCCTCGTGATGGTGAGCGTTCGCAACGACTCCCGGATGGAGGAGTTGCTCGCCCGACAGCCCCTCTGGGCGGTGTCCCTGCTCGCCGAAGGCCAGCGGCAGGTCGCCGGACGGTTCGCGATGAAGGGACGGGTCAGCGACCGGCTCCTCTTCGAGGACCTCCCGCACGACCGCGGCGAGCTCTCCGGCTCCCCGCTCGTCCGGGGCGCCCTCGCGGTCCTGGAGTGCCGGACGGAACAGCGAGTGGTCGCGGGCGACCACACCCTCTTCATCGGGCGCGTCCTGAAGGCCGCCGCCTCGACGACGGAGAGCGGGCCGCTGACGTACTTCAAGGGGCGGTACCGGCACCTGTCGTGA
- the cdgB gene encoding diguanylate cyclase CdgB, whose protein sequence is MDTESEPYVRLTTLRQVHQAVADLNTARSLADTLQTVAEGVVNGLGYELAAVNLVRPDGDLVVAAVAGSASAEAFLSGRVGSRVSWERRLSMGERWGELRFIPYTEGWVLDDDDVPQWRTTGPAPRFPDEWHPMDRLLAPMYSAGSAGGELLGVISVDRPRNGRRPGAWGREALQMYAFQSAIAISNAKLRANMQRALVRLEREQQALRASEESFRQAFEYAPSGMAIAELGGDQHGRLHRANDALCRLLGRSASQMRRYSFSDLVHPEDIGTLLRTSAEGGRAELRLRRRDDTFVWVSLRNSVVADAAEGPRYLLTHVEDIEDRKRHELQLAHRASHDSLTGLPNSAELRARLSSRLCSRPPGSEPQHATADHGPFGRLEGFDEVVGVGDPFGGPFGEPLGIPGGIPGGPGSVPGGDGAYGHDRAPDPLADERPPGGYRPGDYAVGDYGMADYPAGAGAGDYGAAYSGSGGYDHRDHHVHTVPLDEDSDESEKGLAVLFCDLDGFKSINDRFGHHTGDAVLIEVARRLSSGVRDGDTVARMGGDEFVVLADGLGRADAEDLAVRLRNAIIPPIRVDGRAVRVGASFGIGWAGCGMSADEVLRSADQRMYVEKRSRARAGRRAG, encoded by the coding sequence ATGGACACCGAGTCGGAGCCGTATGTGCGTCTGACGACCCTGCGGCAGGTTCACCAGGCGGTGGCGGATCTGAACACCGCCCGCAGCCTCGCGGACACCTTGCAGACCGTCGCGGAGGGCGTGGTGAACGGGCTCGGCTACGAGCTCGCGGCGGTCAACCTGGTCCGCCCGGACGGTGACCTCGTGGTCGCCGCCGTCGCCGGGAGCGCGAGTGCCGAGGCGTTCCTGTCCGGCCGGGTCGGTTCGCGGGTGTCCTGGGAGCGCCGGCTCAGCATGGGCGAGCGCTGGGGCGAGCTGCGCTTCATCCCGTACACCGAGGGCTGGGTCCTCGACGACGACGACGTCCCGCAGTGGCGCACCACCGGCCCCGCGCCGCGCTTCCCCGACGAGTGGCACCCCATGGACCGCCTCCTCGCGCCCATGTACTCGGCCGGTTCGGCCGGCGGCGAGCTGCTCGGCGTGATCTCCGTCGACCGGCCGCGCAACGGCCGCCGCCCCGGCGCCTGGGGCCGCGAGGCGCTGCAGATGTACGCGTTCCAGTCCGCGATCGCGATCAGCAACGCCAAGCTGCGCGCCAACATGCAGCGCGCCCTCGTCCGCCTGGAGCGCGAGCAGCAGGCGCTGCGCGCCAGCGAGGAGAGCTTCCGGCAGGCGTTCGAGTACGCGCCCAGCGGCATGGCCATCGCCGAGCTCGGCGGCGACCAGCACGGGCGGCTGCACCGCGCCAACGACGCCCTCTGCCGGCTGCTGGGCCGGTCGGCCTCGCAGATGCGCCGCTACTCGTTCTCCGACCTCGTCCACCCCGAGGACATCGGCACGCTGCTCCGCACCTCCGCCGAGGGCGGCCGGGCCGAGCTGCGGCTGCGCCGCCGGGACGACACGTTCGTCTGGGTCTCGCTGCGCAACTCGGTGGTCGCCGACGCCGCCGAGGGGCCGCGCTACCTGCTCACCCACGTCGAGGACATCGAGGACCGCAAGCGGCACGAGCTCCAGCTCGCCCACCGCGCCAGCCACGACTCCCTCACCGGCCTCCCCAACAGCGCCGAGTTGCGCGCCCGGCTCAGCAGCCGGCTGTGCAGCCGGCCGCCCGGCAGCGAGCCGCAGCACGCCACGGCCGACCACGGGCCGTTCGGGCGGCTGGAGGGCTTCGACGAGGTCGTGGGCGTCGGGGACCCCTTCGGAGGCCCGTTCGGCGAGCCGCTGGGCATACCGGGCGGCATACCGGGCGGCCCGGGGAGCGTCCCGGGCGGTGACGGCGCGTACGGGCACGACCGCGCCCCGGACCCGCTCGCCGACGAGCGACCACCCGGCGGCTACCGGCCGGGCGACTACGCCGTCGGGGACTACGGCATGGCCGACTACCCGGCGGGGGCGGGGGCGGGCGACTACGGAGCGGCTTACTCCGGCTCCGGCGGCTACGACCACCGCGACCACCACGTGCACACCGTCCCGCTCGACGAGGACAGCGACGAGAGCGAGAAGGGCCTCGCCGTCCTCTTCTGCGACCTGGACGGCTTCAAGTCGATCAACGACCGCTTCGGGCACCACACCGGCGACGCGGTCCTGATCGAGGTCGCCCGGCGGCTCAGCAGCGGCGTCCGCGACGGCGACACCGTGGCCCGGATGGGCGGCGACGAGTTCGTCGTCCTCGCCGACGGCCTCGGCCGCGCCGACGCGGAGGACCTGGCGGTCCGGCTGCGCAACGCGATCATCCCGCCCATCCGGGTCGACGGCCGGGCGGTGCGCGTGGGGGCGAGTTTCGGCATCGGCTGGGCGGGCTGCGGAATGTCCGCCGACGAGGTGCTGCGCTCCGCCGACCAGCGGATGTACGTCGAGAAGCGGTCCCGCGCCCGGGCCGGTCGGCGGGCCGGGTGA
- a CDS encoding helix-turn-helix domain-containing protein, with product MTDATPTLMRRRLGAELRTMRIRAGLSLAQAVKLLGISGSPSLSKIENGKLRANLDKFLSVYGIEDEARIAELRKLEKLAEANRRKGLFTQYGDVIHDSLADLIELEDLASQADAYAALTVPDLLQTRDYACAVIESSCAWYTARQERTFAELRMKRQQVLVQRRSGDASVPPLMMRCVLDEACLRRRVGAAGVLREQLKRVLDASEMPNVEVRVIPFAAGAHTSVSGAYTVFHFDEGQPVVAIEPLTTSFYLEEDTHTVRYDTAFNYLREQALDIATSRDFINRLLKEA from the coding sequence TTGACGGACGCCACGCCCACCCTGATGCGTCGACGACTCGGGGCGGAGCTGCGGACCATGCGGATCCGGGCCGGCCTGAGCCTCGCGCAAGCCGTCAAGTTGCTCGGCATCTCGGGTTCACCGAGCCTGAGCAAGATCGAGAACGGCAAGCTACGCGCCAACCTCGACAAATTCCTCAGCGTGTACGGCATTGAGGACGAAGCGCGGATCGCGGAGCTCCGGAAACTTGAGAAGCTGGCCGAGGCGAACCGCCGGAAGGGCTTGTTCACTCAATACGGTGATGTCATCCACGACTCTCTCGCCGACCTCATCGAGCTCGAAGACCTGGCGAGCCAGGCCGACGCCTACGCAGCACTGACTGTTCCGGACTTGCTCCAGACAAGGGATTACGCCTGCGCCGTCATCGAGAGCAGTTGCGCTTGGTACACCGCCCGCCAGGAGAGAACCTTCGCCGAGCTGCGCATGAAGCGGCAGCAGGTCCTGGTACAACGCCGGTCCGGCGACGCGTCCGTGCCGCCGCTCATGATGCGCTGCGTGCTCGACGAGGCATGCCTGAGGCGCCGAGTGGGAGCAGCCGGAGTACTCCGTGAGCAGCTCAAGCGAGTGCTGGATGCTTCGGAGATGCCGAACGTAGAGGTCCGCGTCATCCCGTTCGCCGCTGGCGCACACACTAGTGTCAGCGGCGCTTACACCGTCTTCCACTTCGACGAGGGACAGCCGGTCGTGGCGATCGAACCGCTGACGACGTCCTTCTACCTGGAGGAGGACACGCACACCGTGCGCTACGACACGGCGTTCAACTACCTCCGCGAGCAGGCCCTCGATATAGCCACATCCCGCGACTTCATCAACCGCCTGCTCAAAGAAGCCTGA
- a CDS encoding DUF6255 family natural product biosynthesis protein, with product MRAVGRLIRHCGHRSGWERAAGEERCRDCGARRFTDYAALLMPERPVAAATPPPRDPTRADRAAAALIAHGLHRLSRWGTSAATWRLAV from the coding sequence ATGCGAGCCGTAGGACGCTTGATCCGCCACTGCGGGCACCGCTCCGGCTGGGAGCGGGCCGCAGGCGAGGAGCGCTGTCGCGACTGCGGTGCCCGCCGCTTCACGGACTACGCCGCGCTGCTGATGCCGGAACGCCCGGTGGCGGCGGCCACCCCACCACCCCGCGACCCGACCCGCGCGGACCGCGCGGCCGCGGCCCTCATCGCGCACGGGCTGCACCGCCTGAGCCGCTGGGGCACCAGCGCGGCCACCTGGCGGCTGGCCGTCTGA
- a CDS encoding ketose-bisphosphate aldolase — MPLARTADLLAPGAAGAASAAVAAFNVITVEHAEAIAAGAEAAGRPAVLQLSENAVKFHGGALAPIASATAAVARASAVPLALHLDHVESVDLLHAASAHDFSSVMYDASALPYADNVKATSEAARWAHARGLWLEAELGRVGGKPGDAHTPGVRTDPTEAAAFVADTGVDALAVAVGSTHAMTTRTATLDHPLITELRDAVPVPLVLHGSSGVPDAELRRAVASGIRKVNVGTALNTAFTGAVRAFLEAHPSTVDPRRYLAPAREAMAATVERFLHALAGPRTAA, encoded by the coding sequence ATGCCCCTGGCCCGTACCGCCGACCTCCTCGCCCCCGGCGCCGCAGGCGCCGCGAGCGCGGCCGTCGCCGCGTTCAACGTCATCACCGTCGAGCACGCGGAGGCCATCGCCGCCGGCGCGGAGGCGGCCGGGCGCCCGGCCGTCCTCCAGCTCTCCGAGAACGCCGTGAAGTTCCACGGCGGCGCCCTCGCCCCGATCGCCTCCGCCACCGCGGCCGTCGCCCGCGCCTCCGCCGTCCCACTGGCCCTCCACCTCGACCACGTCGAATCGGTGGACCTCCTGCACGCGGCGAGCGCGCACGACTTCTCGTCGGTCATGTACGACGCGTCGGCGCTCCCCTACGCGGACAACGTCAAGGCGACTTCGGAAGCGGCGCGTTGGGCGCACGCGCGCGGCCTCTGGCTGGAAGCCGAACTGGGCCGCGTGGGCGGCAAACCGGGCGACGCCCACACCCCCGGCGTCCGCACGGACCCGACGGAAGCGGCGGCGTTCGTCGCCGACACGGGCGTGGACGCCCTGGCGGTGGCGGTCGGCAGCACCCACGCGATGACGACCCGCACGGCGACCCTGGACCACCCGCTGATCACGGAACTCCGCGATGCCGTCCCCGTCCCCCTCGTCCTCCACGGCTCCTCAGGCGTCCCGGACGCCGAACTCCGCCGCGCGGTGGCATCGGGCATCCGAAAGGTAAACGTCGGCACGGCCCTCAACACCGCCTTCACCGGCGCCGTCCGCGCCTTCCTGGAGGCGCACCCGTCGACGGTCGACCCCCGCCGCTACCTCGCTCCCGCGCGGGAGGCGATGGCGGCGACGGTGGAGCGGTTCCTGCACGCTCTGGCCGGGCCACGCACCGCAGCCTGA
- a CDS encoding 1-phosphofructokinase family hexose kinase, translated as MILTVTLNAALDLTYRVPRLRPHTSHRVAEAVERPGGKGLNVSRVLARLGHATTVTGFAGGPTGETLRTLLATTAADTAGRLTDALVPIAGSTRRTVGVVDASTGDTTQLNETGPAITAAEWAAFTARYAQLLDDARAVALCGSLPPGVPVGAYAQLIRQARTRDIPVLLDTSGEPLRRGVAARPDIVKPNAAELAALTGSTDPVRAALDARRRGAHAVAASLGTDGMLAITPDGTWRATPPARLKGNPTGAGDSAVAGLLSAWLEGLPWPDRLRRAIAVSAATVRAPVAGEFDADAYEAALPLVKVVTV; from the coding sequence ATGATCCTCACGGTCACGCTCAACGCCGCGCTCGACCTGACCTACCGGGTCCCCCGGCTGCGTCCCCACACCTCCCATCGCGTCGCCGAGGCGGTCGAACGGCCGGGCGGCAAGGGCCTGAACGTCTCCCGGGTGCTGGCCCGGCTGGGCCACGCCACCACGGTCACGGGCTTCGCGGGCGGCCCGACCGGCGAGACCCTCCGCACGCTCCTGGCCACGACGGCCGCCGACACGGCGGGCCGCCTGACCGACGCCCTCGTCCCGATCGCCGGCTCCACCCGCCGCACGGTCGGCGTCGTGGACGCGAGCACCGGCGACACCACCCAGCTCAACGAGACCGGCCCGGCGATCACCGCGGCGGAGTGGGCGGCCTTCACGGCTCGTTACGCCCAACTCCTGGACGACGCCCGGGCAGTGGCCCTGTGCGGCAGCCTCCCGCCGGGCGTCCCGGTGGGCGCCTACGCGCAGTTGATCCGCCAGGCGCGCACCCGCGACATCCCCGTCCTCCTGGACACCTCCGGCGAACCCCTGCGACGCGGCGTCGCGGCCCGCCCCGACATCGTCAAGCCGAACGCCGCCGAACTCGCCGCCCTCACCGGCTCCACCGACCCCGTCCGCGCGGCCCTCGACGCCCGCCGCCGGGGCGCCCACGCCGTCGCCGCGTCCCTCGGCACCGACGGCATGCTCGCCATCACCCCCGACGGCACCTGGCGCGCCACCCCACCCGCCCGCCTCAAGGGCAACCCGACGGGCGCCGGCGACTCCGCCGTGGCCGGCCTCCTGTCCGCCTGGCTGGAGGGCCTCCCCTGGCCCGACCGCCTCCGCCGCGCGATCGCCGTCTCGGCGGCGACGGTCCGGGCCCCGGTGGCGGGCGAGTTCGACGCGGACGCGTACGAGGCGGCGCTGCCGCTGGTGAAGGTGGTGACGGTGTGA
- the nagA gene encoding N-acetylglucosamine-6-phosphate deacetylase → MVERTVLDGARVVLPTGVVEHGRVTVEGTRVVADAAEEAPTWDLTGHWIVPGFVDMHVHGGGGASFSSGDPEEALTAVRAHRAHGTTTMVASTVTGDLDDLARQAAVLAELTQQGDLAGVHFEGPFISPHRCGAHQPELLRDPDPADVRKLVDAAHGTARMMTLAPELPGGLESVRMLADLGVVAAVGHTDSTYEATLDAIEAGATVATHLFNAMPTLLHRAPGPIAALLEDERVTVELINDGTHLHPAVLELAFARAGADRVAFVTDAMGAAGMSDGMYALGPMRVEVKDAVARIADGPTAGSIAGSTLTLDTAFRRAVTVDRLPVEDAVAALSANPARLLGVADRVGSLEPGKDADLVVLDGAFELVGVMRKGEWLVRPEVR, encoded by the coding sequence ATGGTCGAACGAACGGTTCTCGACGGCGCCCGTGTCGTGCTGCCGACCGGGGTGGTGGAGCACGGCCGCGTCACCGTGGAGGGCACCCGCGTCGTCGCGGACGCCGCCGAGGAGGCGCCGACCTGGGACCTGACCGGCCACTGGATCGTCCCCGGCTTCGTGGACATGCACGTCCACGGCGGCGGCGGCGCCTCGTTCTCGTCCGGCGACCCGGAGGAGGCCCTGACGGCGGTCCGCGCGCACCGCGCGCACGGCACGACGACGATGGTGGCCTCCACCGTCACCGGCGACCTGGACGACCTCGCCCGGCAGGCGGCCGTCCTCGCGGAGCTGACCCAGCAGGGCGACCTGGCGGGCGTCCACTTCGAGGGCCCGTTCATCTCCCCGCACCGCTGCGGCGCCCACCAGCCGGAGCTGCTGCGCGACCCGGACCCGGCCGACGTCCGCAAGCTCGTCGACGCGGCGCACGGCACGGCCCGGATGATGACCCTCGCCCCCGAGCTGCCCGGCGGCCTGGAGTCCGTCCGGATGCTCGCGGACCTGGGCGTCGTCGCGGCCGTCGGCCACACGGACTCGACGTACGAGGCGACGCTCGACGCCATCGAGGCGGGCGCGACCGTCGCCACCCACCTCTTCAACGCCATGCCCACGCTGCTGCACCGCGCGCCCGGGCCGATCGCGGCGCTGCTGGAGGACGAGCGGGTCACCGTCGAGCTGATCAACGACGGGACGCACCTGCACCCGGCCGTCCTGGAGCTGGCGTTCGCCCGCGCGGGCGCCGACCGGGTCGCGTTCGTGACGGACGCGATGGGCGCGGCGGGCATGAGCGACGGCATGTACGCGCTGGGGCCGATGCGGGTGGAGGTGAAGGACGCGGTCGCGCGCATCGCGGACGGCCCGACGGCCGGTTCGATCGCCGGCTCGACCCTCACCCTGGACACGGCGTTCCGCCGCGCGGTGACCGTCGACCGGCTGCCGGTCGAGGACGCGGTCGCCGCCCTGTCCGCCAACCCGGCCCGGCTGCTGGGCGTCGCCGACCGCGTCGGTTCCCTGGAACCGGGCAAGGACGCCGACCTCGTCGTCCTCGACGGCGCGTTCGAACTCGTCGGCGTCATGCGCAAGGGCGAATGGCTGGTCCGCCCCGAAGTGCGCTGA